ATACTCATTCGGGAATAATTTCCGGAAACGACACGCAAGTTGTTGGTTATCTCTCCGCCAAAATGTATATTTAACGAAACAGGAGGGAAAGATGTTTACCCCTGAACAAAAAAAAGAACTGCTATCCCTGGCAAGAAACACTATAAAAGCTCATTTTACAGGACAGAAAGTTACTTTACCTGATGATCCCGCTTTCCAACCTAAACGCGGTGTTTTTGTCAGTTTGCATATAAATAATGAACTGCGCGGCTGCATTGGTTATATAAAAGGGTATAAATCCATTGCGGAAAGTATCAGTGAAATGGCAGTGGCAGCCGCTTTTCAAGATCCGCGTTTTCCTCCCTTAACGGAAAGGGAACTGGAAAAAGTAACTATTGAGATTTCTGTTTTGGGCGAGCTAATCCCCTTACTGAAAAATGAGCAACCAGAAATAGGTCGCGATGGACTTTATATCCAAAACCCTTTTGGCAGCGGAATATTACTGCCTCAAGTGGCGGTCGAATATAACTGGAAACCGGAGACCTTTTTAAGAGAGGTCTGTAGAAAAGCTGGTTTACATCCCAATGCCTATTTGGAACCATACACTACTGTCTTTCGTTTTACTGCGGATGTCTTTAGTGAAATGGATACATTTTGATTGACAGATAAGCCACGGCTAATTTTTTGGTGTGCAAGTTTGTTTCTTTTGCGGGAATAGCTCAGATGGTAGAGCGCAACCTTGCCAAGGTTGATGTCGCGGGTTCGAATCCCGTTTCCCGCTCCAGATATATTTTTGGCGACATAGCCAAGTGGTAAGGCAGAGGTCTGCAAAACCTTTATCCCCGGTTCAAATCCGGGTGTCGCCTCCAGCTTTTTTGTGTGCCGGAGTGGTGGAATTGGTAGACACAAGGGACTTAAAATCCCTCGAGCCCTAAGCTCGTGCCGGTTCAAGTCCGGCCTCTGGTACCAAAAGCGGGAATAGCTCAGTTGGTAGAGCGCAACCTTGCCAAGGTTGAGGTCGCGGGTTCGAACCCCGTTTCCCGCTCCAGATATATATTCCACCTGCTAAAATAAGGATGTTTCCGTAGATGAACAATTTTACAGCTGTAATCTTTGATATGGATGGAACTTTAATTGATTCTATGCAAATCTGGCGTAATGTGGATAAGGAATTTTTGCATTGCCGGGGTCTGGAAGTTCCAACTGACCTGTTTGAAAACCTCCCTTCCGGGAACAGCTTTATTCAAACAGCCCAATATTTTAAGACCAGATTCGGTCTGCCCGATAGTCCCGAAAGTATTATGCAAGAATGGACTAAGATGGTTTGTAATCATTATGAAAACAATATAAAGCTTAAACCCGGAGCCACGGAATTGCTTATCGCTTTAAAAGAAAAAGGAATAAAAATCGGATTGGGAACCAGTAACTCTTTGGAATTGGCAAAAAAAGTGCTAATGCGCAATGCCGTATGGCATTATTTTCAATGTGCCATAACCGGAGATATTGATCTAATGGGCAAGCCCTACCCCGATATTTATTTGAAGGCGGCAAAACACTTATGTGAAGAGCCACAACACTGTTTAGTAATTGAAGACACTTTAACGGGTGTGCAGGCAGGAAAAGCAGCAGGAATGACTGTTTTTGCCGTTTATGATGAAGATAGTCGCGATCAACATTCCTCTATGAAAATGGTCGCAGATGGTTTTTTCCCTGATTTGAAAATACTTTCAGAAGAGTTTTTTCGCATCTTGGAATAAATCAACTGTCTGCACAAATACAAATGCA
This genomic interval from Candidatus Cloacimonas sp. contains the following:
- a CDS encoding HAD family phosphatase; protein product: MNNFTAVIFDMDGTLIDSMQIWRNVDKEFLHCRGLEVPTDLFENLPSGNSFIQTAQYFKTRFGLPDSPESIMQEWTKMVCNHYENNIKLKPGATELLIALKEKGIKIGLGTSNSLELAKKVLMRNAVWHYFQCAITGDIDLMGKPYPDIYLKAAKHLCEEPQHCLVIEDTLTGVQAGKAAGMTVFAVYDEDSRDQHSSMKMVADGFFPDLKILSEEFFRILE
- the amrA gene encoding AmmeMemoRadiSam system protein A translates to MFTPEQKKELLSLARNTIKAHFTGQKVTLPDDPAFQPKRGVFVSLHINNELRGCIGYIKGYKSIAESISEMAVAAAFQDPRFPPLTERELEKVTIEISVLGELIPLLKNEQPEIGRDGLYIQNPFGSGILLPQVAVEYNWKPETFLREVCRKAGLHPNAYLEPYTTVFRFTADVFSEMDTF